The following nucleotide sequence is from Desulfofundulus luciae.
CCCGGAATAGGTATGAATAACGTACCAGTGTTTTTCACCCTTTTCACCCATAAATACAAGGGACCTCAAGAAAACTTAAGGCCCCCCACCCCCTTGGCACTTATTTAATGATAAACTGCAGCAGCCGGCTTAAAAGCGAATCGAAAATCCAGATCAGGATGCCAACGATGGTGACGGCCACCAGCACCACACCAGTGTAAGTAACAACCTCCCGCCGGTTAGGCCAGTGAACCTTTTTCAGTTCGCTGTAAACCCCGCGGAAATATTTACTGACCTGCTCCAGGCGGTTCACTTTTTCCTTTTTCACCACTGGCCTTTTTTCGGCCTTTTTTAATGCCCTGACCCCGTCGCGAACCGCCACTTCGTTTCGCGAACCGTCCCTTTTAATCAGTCCTCTCAACGGTGCCATGTTAGCCACACATCCTTAAAACTCTAATCGCAAGCCTGTCGCGGCGGGAAAACACTAACGGGTTTCTTTGTGGAGGGTATGGGTGTGACAGTACTTGCAGTACTTTTTCAATTCGATCCGGTTGGGATCATTTTTCTTGT
It contains:
- the secE gene encoding preprotein translocase subunit SecE, encoding MAPLRGLIKRDGSRNEVAVRDGVRALKKAEKRPVVKKEKVNRLEQVSKYFRGVYSELKKVHWPNRREVVTYTGVVLVAVTIVGILIWIFDSLLSRLLQFIIK
- the rpmG gene encoding 50S ribosomal protein L33 encodes the protein MRVNVTLACTECKRRNYTTTKNKKNDPNRIELKKYCKYCHTHTLHKETR